The following are encoded in a window of Candidatus Fluviicola riflensis genomic DNA:
- a CDS encoding 4,5-DOPA dioxygenase extradiol — translation MERSLFVKSMLGFAAMGGLTSALQLKNVFSEEDYTYPVLFIGHGSPMNGIEDNAFSQQWKAQVKDLPTPKAVIVISAHWLTKGTFITAMEHPQTIHDFGGFPPELFAVQYPAPGSVEMAATAKTLITSTEVGLDHEWGLDHGTWTVVKHMYPNADVPVLQLSIDYGQPAAYHYALAKELQSLRKKGVLLIGSGNMVHNLGLVDFANISKPDYGFDWALEARETFNKLLLNKEHQTLIGYEQLGKSVQLAIPTPDHYFPLIYTLGLSTPSDAVQLFNDQMVGGSLNMTSVQFG, via the coding sequence ATGGAACGCTCTTTATTTGTAAAATCAATGCTGGGATTTGCCGCAATGGGCGGATTAACTTCCGCTCTCCAATTGAAAAACGTGTTCTCCGAAGAGGATTATACTTATCCCGTGCTGTTTATCGGGCACGGTTCACCAATGAATGGCATCGAAGACAATGCTTTTTCGCAGCAATGGAAAGCGCAGGTGAAAGATTTACCTACGCCAAAAGCGGTTATCGTTATTTCTGCACACTGGCTTACGAAAGGCACATTCATCACCGCGATGGAACATCCGCAAACAATCCATGATTTCGGTGGTTTTCCACCCGAACTGTTTGCTGTTCAATATCCGGCTCCCGGTTCGGTAGAAATGGCCGCAACAGCCAAAACGCTTATTACGAGCACAGAAGTTGGTTTAGACCACGAATGGGGGCTTGATCACGGAACCTGGACGGTTGTAAAACACATGTATCCCAATGCGGATGTTCCGGTTCTTCAATTAAGTATTGACTACGGTCAACCGGCTGCCTATCATTACGCTCTGGCGAAAGAATTGCAATCGCTTCGTAAAAAAGGTGTGTTGCTCATCGGCAGCGGAAATATGGTCCACAACCTCGGGCTGGTCGATTTTGCCAACATCAGCAAACCTGATTATGGCTTTGACTGGGCACTGGAAGCGCGCGAAACTTTTAATAAATTGCTGTTGAACAAAGAACACCAAACCCTGATCGGCTACGAGCAATTGGGCAAAAGTGTGCAATTGGCCATTCCAACACCCGATCATTATTTTCCGCTCATCTACACACTTGGATTATCAACTCCTTCTGACGCTGTTCAGCTGTTCAATGACCAAATGGTTGGCGGATCGCTGAACATGACTTCCGTGCAATTCGGTTAA
- the murI gene encoding glutamate racemase, which produces MSKKGPIGIFDSGYGGLTVLKEIREQLPQYDYLYLGDNARAPYGSRSFEVIYDYTWQAVQALFEQGCSLVILACNTASAKALRSIQQKQLPLLAENKRVLGVIRPSTEALGEMTHSKHIGILATEGTVKSQSYVIELQKFAPEITVTQHACPMWVPLIENNQHTTPGGIYFLQQDLLSLLQQDPKIDTILLGCTHYPLVKETLQSLLPEHIQVVAQGSLVAAKLEDYLLRHPEIESLCQKGGNVTYVTTESASDFSINASRIMGLSIDAEHITLH; this is translated from the coding sequence ATGTCAAAAAAAGGTCCCATCGGTATTTTTGATTCCGGATACGGCGGTTTAACCGTTTTGAAAGAAATCCGGGAGCAATTGCCACAGTACGATTATCTCTACCTGGGCGATAATGCGCGTGCGCCTTATGGTTCGCGTTCATTCGAGGTCATTTACGATTATACGTGGCAAGCCGTGCAAGCCTTGTTCGAACAGGGATGTTCATTGGTCATTTTAGCGTGTAACACCGCTTCGGCCAAAGCACTGCGCAGCATACAGCAAAAACAATTGCCTTTATTGGCAGAAAACAAACGTGTTTTGGGGGTAATCCGGCCAAGTACGGAAGCATTGGGCGAAATGACGCATTCCAAACACATTGGAATTCTGGCTACTGAAGGAACCGTGAAATCGCAATCGTACGTAATTGAATTGCAGAAATTCGCTCCGGAAATTACGGTTACACAACACGCCTGCCCTATGTGGGTGCCGTTGATTGAAAACAATCAGCATACAACTCCGGGCGGAATTTATTTTCTGCAGCAGGATCTGTTGTCGTTATTGCAGCAGGATCCTAAAATAGATACGATTCTACTCGGTTGCACGCATTATCCATTGGTAAAGGAAACACTTCAATCATTGCTACCTGAACACATTCAGGTGGTTGCCCAAGGTTCGTTGGTTGCCGCAAAGCTGGAAGATTACCTGCTTCGCCACCCCGAAATCGAATCACTTTGCCAGAAGGGAGGGAATGTAACCTATGTTACAACAGAGAGTGCTTCGGACTTCTCTATCAATGCAAGCAGAATTATGGGGTTATCCATTGATGCGGAGCACATTACACTGCATTAG